The following are from one region of the Salminus brasiliensis chromosome 14, fSalBra1.hap2, whole genome shotgun sequence genome:
- the LOC140577363 gene encoding E3 ubiquitin/ISG15 ligase TRIM25-like, which yields MSYPVVILEQELSCAICLQLYDDPVSLPCGHSYCLACVQSSQKSEQPGGQPRCPECRKEYSGLETLLRNFKLNGIVEGYRMAMSGGGFKAGNSVVPCDQCLDGAEPAAKTCLHCETSLCEAHLKRHQERHRSKGHVLVEPLPNLDQRKCPEHRRELEFLCLHDRSFLCNECVIEGKHNDHEVQMFEAAKSDLRRVVEGLEKATSDRLQMTEVLLRRAQESGRISETNAEMISARATELLDNIAAQISAYKERMRNLVEDELHEYEKAWQASVSILKEYKQQFSDAQRSANDLLSSSPCDFLFLQLYVQLEPQLRQAASVTVPGLPAPQPTDTKRLRTSLSTDAFRTELTQLLQSLHSLMNPLELSFNPASLHPSLILSTDFLTVKHWSGGKPSYGSGDQGERFTTVAQVMCSQGLSRGNHMWMVEVGTGSMWSIGVCYASIPRKGDHSRMGHNALSWRLQWKNKKLTACHDSVSITVTDAPVVPPKRLEVVLDYDGGTLAYYSVAVKGRKQHLHTFRAMFRETVYPVFGLHSATDESWITLLNAAI from the exons ATGAGCTACCCCGTGGTAATTCTGGAGCAGGAGCTGAGCTGTGCCATATGTCTTCAGCTGTATGATGATCCAGTGTCCTTGCCTTGCGGACATAGCTATTGCTTGGCTTGTGTACAGTCCAGCCAAAAATCGGAGCAGCCTGGAGGCCAGCCACGCTGCCCAGAGTGCAGGAAGGAGTACAGCGGCCTGGAAACTCTGCTCAGAAATTTCAAGCTCAACGGAATTGTGGAGGGTTACCGTATGGCCATGTCTGGAGGTGGCTTCAAAGCAGGTAATTCAGTGGTGCCTTGTGACCAGTGTCTAGATGGAGCAGAGCCTGCTGCAAAAACCTGCCTCCACTGTGAGACGTCTCTTTGTGAAGCTCACCTGAAAAGGCACCAAGAACGGCACAGGTCAAAAGGTCATGTCCTTGTGGAGCCGCTGCCTAACCTGGACCAGAGGAAATGTCCGGAGCACAGACGAGAGCTGGAGTTCCTTTGCTTGCACGACCGTAGCTTTCTCTGCAACGAGTGCGTGATTGAAGGAAAGCACAACGATCACGAGGTCCAGATGTTTGAGGCTGCTAAGAGTGACCTGAGGCGAGTGGTGGAAGGGCTGGAAAAGGCCACCTCTGACCGGCTCCAGATGACTGAGGTTCTGCTCAGAAGGGCTCAAGAGAGCGGGAGGATCTCAGAGACGAATGCAGAGATGATCTCGGCCAGGGCTACGGAACTCCTGGACAACATAGCTGCACAGATCTCAGCTTACAAG GAGCGAATGAGAAATCTAGTGGAAGATGAGCTACATGAGTATGAGAAGGCCTGGCAGGCCAGTGTGAGCATCCTGAAGGAATACAAGCAGCAGTTTAGCGACGCACAGCGCTCCGCTAACGACCTGCTGTCCTCCTCCCCCTGCGACTTCCTGTTTCTACAGCTCTATGTTCAGCTGGAGCCGCAGCTACGACAGGCGGCTAGTGTGACCGTCCCGGGCCTTCCTGCGCCCCAGCCCACTGACACGAAGCGGCTTCGGACGAGCCTCAGCACAGATGCTTTCAGAACGGAACTGACCCAACTGCTTCAGAGCCTCCACAGCCTGATGAATCCGCTGGAGCTTAGCTTCAATCCAGCTTCGCTACATCCTAGCCTTATTCTGTCGACAGACTTCCTGACGGTGAAGCACTGGAGCGGAGGAAAGCCCAGCTACGGCAGCGGAGATCAGGGCGAACGCTTTACCACTGTGGCCCAGGTCATGTGTTCCCAAGGGCTTTCCCGTGGCAACCATATGTGGATGGTGGAGGTTGGCACAGGTAGCATGTGGTCAATCGGGGTATGCTATGCTAGTATTCCGCGCAAAGGTGACCACAGTAGGATGGGGCACAATGCCCTATCCTGGAGGCTGCAGTGGAAAAACAAGAAGTTGACAGCATGCCACGATTCTGTCAGCATCACCGTGACGGACGCGCCTGTAGTGCCACCCAAGAGGCTGGAGGTGGTGCTAGATTACGATGGAGGCACACTCGCTTATTATAGTGTAGCAGTGAAAGGGAGGAAACAGCATCTACACACTTTTAGAGCTATGTTCAGGGAGACGGTGTATCCTGTGTTCGGGCTGCACTCAGCCACTGATGAGTCCTGGATCACCCTGCTGAACGCAGCCATATGA
- the LOC140577450 gene encoding PTB domain-containing engulfment adapter protein 1-like isoform X2, with protein MSDIEDDTEISFSVKLLDRVEVVRADGMQILMEAAAAVQTPDRQITEKVKKKKKKKTKVHLFLSRSAIDILEHKTKFMLYTCPLPSVSFCAVHQVQPKLFGFIAKHPAVDTYHCYIFQSKKFSHLMVSVIGDAFRASQQSTGLRGSRDLVVEALRHKIQSHSFNCK; from the exons ATGAGTGACATTGAGGACGACACTGAGATTTCCTTCTCTGTGAAA TTGCTGGACCGTGTGGAGGTGGTTCGTGCAGATGGGATGCAGATTCTGATGGAGGCGGCAGCGGCCGTTCAG actcctgacagacagataacTGAAaaggtgaagaagaagaagaagaagaagactaAAGTTCACCTGTTCCTCTCCAGAAGTGCCATCGACATCCTGGAGCACAAGACTAAG tTCATGCTATATACCTGTCCTCTGCCCTCCGTGTCTTTCTGCGCTGTCCATCAGGTGCAGCCTAAGCTCTTCGGCTTTATCGCCAAACACCCGGCGGTCGATACCTACCACTGCTACATCTTCCAGAGCAAGAAGTTT TCTCACCTGATGGTGTCTGTGATCGGAGACGCGTTTCGGGCGAGCCAGCAGAGCACAGGCCTCAGAGGAAGTCGGGACCTGGTGGTGGAGGCGCTCAGACACAAG ATTCAAAGTCACTCATTTAACTGTAAATGA
- the LOC140577450 gene encoding PTB domain-containing engulfment adapter protein 1-like isoform X1 codes for MSDIEDDTEISFSVKLLDRVEVVRADGMQILMEAAAAVQTPDRQITEKVKKKKKKKTKVHLFLSRSAIDILEHKTKFMLYTCPLPSVSFCAVHQVQPKLFGFIAKHPAVDTYHCYIFQSKKFSHLMVSVIGDAFRASQQSTGLRGSRDLVVEALRHKNNVLQRENTDLKRKLQEKLEDKLYENEDSDSEQSNSQVRFSSRGF; via the exons ATGAGTGACATTGAGGACGACACTGAGATTTCCTTCTCTGTGAAA TTGCTGGACCGTGTGGAGGTGGTTCGTGCAGATGGGATGCAGATTCTGATGGAGGCGGCAGCGGCCGTTCAG actcctgacagacagataacTGAAaaggtgaagaagaagaagaagaagaagactaAAGTTCACCTGTTCCTCTCCAGAAGTGCCATCGACATCCTGGAGCACAAGACTAAG tTCATGCTATATACCTGTCCTCTGCCCTCCGTGTCTTTCTGCGCTGTCCATCAGGTGCAGCCTAAGCTCTTCGGCTTTATCGCCAAACACCCGGCGGTCGATACCTACCACTGCTACATCTTCCAGAGCAAGAAGTTT TCTCACCTGATGGTGTCTGTGATCGGAGACGCGTTTCGGGCGAGCCAGCAGAGCACAGGCCTCAGAGGAAGTCGGGACCTGGTGGTGGAGGCGCTCAGACACAAG AATAATGTACTGCAAAGAGAAAACACTGATCTGAAGAGGAAACTGCAGGAGAAACTGGAAGAT aaactgtatgaaaatgaGGATTCTGACAGTGAGCAGTCCAACTCACaag TGCGATTCAGCTCCAGGGGATTCTGA